GCCAGGAGGCGACGTGGACGGACGAGGATGGCCGCTTCCTCCTCGACGCCAAGGCGCCCGGGCGCTACCACATCCGGGTCTCCGACAAGCGTTTCCTCTCCGGGAGGGCCACCGTCCAGGCGCCCTCGAAGGACATCCGCCTCGTGGTGCGCGAGGGAGCTTCCGTGAAGGGGACGGTGGTGGATGCGCGCGGCCTCCCACTGCAGGGCTTCCATGTCGAGCTGCAGCCCCCGGAGCAGGCGGTGACCGAGTACCGCCTGCAGCGCGAGACCACCGATGGACAGGGGCGCTTCCACCTCAAAGGCTTCCCGCCTGGCCGCTACGTGCTGCTGGCCTCGAAGGAGACGGCCGGCACCATCCGCAGGGTCTGGCGCGAAGTGGAGCTGGGCTCGAGCGCCCACCCCGACGTGGAGCTGCGACTGGACGCGGAGCGCACGCTGTCCGGCACCGTGGTGGATGGCGAGGGCACGCCGCTCGAGGACGTCTACGTCCGGGCCCGCACGCCCCAGCAGGGCGCACCGCACTGGAAGCAGGAGGGCCGCACCAGCCACAACCGGACCGCGCCCTTCGGCACCCCGACGGGGCCGGATGGCCGCTTCACCCTGCTCCACCTGACGGAGGCCGCGTACGACGTCTCCCTCTGGAAGTCGGGCTACACCGTGGACCCCGAGCGCTCGACGGGAGCCCGGCTCGTGGAGGAAGGGCTGTTCCGCGTGGGCCCGGACACGGGGCCGCTCCACTTCGTCCTGGCGCGCAAGCCCCATGCCGTCGGCCGCGTGGTGGGCCCCGATGGCGCCCCCCTCTCCGACTTCTCTATGAGCCCCATCTGGGCGGAGATTTCTGAAGGCACGTTCGCCTATCCCATCGACGGAGAGGGCCCGCTCACCCTCCACTTCAAGGCCAAGGGCATGGCCACGGTGGTGCGTGTGGTGGAGCAGCGCACCCGGGGGCCGGACGTGGACCTGGGCGTGGTGCGGATGGCTCCGGGCCCCACCCTCCACGGTCGGGTCATCGACGCCGAGACGTCCGCGCCGGTGGAGGACGCCTTCATCACGCTCAGCACCCGCGACGGGACGCAGCTCCCGGAGGAAGCCGTGCCCTCGGCCAAGGACGGCTCCTTCACGCTGGAGAACGTGAGCGCGGAGGCCACCGTGCTCGTCGTGAGCGCGAGCGACCGCTACCGCGTCCAGCGCGTCCCCGTGGACTCCGTGCAGGGAGCGCTGACGGTGCGCCTGGACCCGGGCGCCCGGGTGGAAGTGACGGTGAAGGACGGGCAGGGCCGCCTCCGCGCGGCGTCGGTCCTCTTCCACCGTGACAGCGAAGTCCCCGAGGTGCGTGCGGACGCACCCGAGGGCCGGCTCGTCCAGCGCGGCCTGGAGCCGGGGACCTATACCGTGCGGGTGGACCCCGAGGAGGTCCGGCGTGGGAAGACGCCCGTCTTCCATCCCCAGCGCGTCTCGGTGCCCGCCAGCGGCGTCGTGCAGGTGGCCTTCACGGAATGAGCGACGCTCCCGCACCAGAGAGAGACATGCGCACGCGTGGGTGGAGGGTCGGACTCGTCGTTCTCGGAGCGCTCGCGCTCCTGGGAGGATGGCTGCTGCTGCGAAGTGACTGGCGTGCCCCGGAATCCGACCCGGCCCGCGCGGCTCGCCCCACGTCCGCGAAGCCCCTGAATCTTCCTTCCACGCAGCCCCGCCCCCCTCAGCCCGGCGCCCACCTGCGCATCCGCGGCACCGTGGTGGACGTCCATGGCGCTCCCGTGGCCGGAGCCCACGTCTCCGCCTCGTGGCCGGAGCCCGGACAGACACTGTCCGAGCTGCCCTGCCCCGAGCCTCCCGCGGGCGACTGGCCCGACGCGAGGGACTCCAGCGACCAGGGCGAGAAGCTCCCCGACTGCATGGGCCTGGCGAGGGACCTCATCCTGGAGCTCGTCACCGCGCGCGAGGGCGAGGCCCCCGTCCATGCCCAGGCCACCACCGCCGCGGATGGCACCTTCGTCCTCGAAGGGCTGCCCGAAGGGCCCCTGGCGCTCTGGGCCCTCGCCGAGCACGGCGTGGCGCTGCGCCCCGGCATCCCCGCCGGCACCGAGGGCGTGGAGCTGGTGCTGGAGGAGGGCCGCGTGGTGGAGGGCCGCGTCCTGGGAGACGGCGCGCCCCTGGCCGGCGCCACGGTGACGGTGTTCGATGCCGAGCACCCCCGCTTCTTCGACGCCACCACCGACGCGGAGGGCCGCTTCCACCTCGGCCCGCTGCCCTGGGGCTCCAACCACGCCATCGCCGCCCACCCGGGCTGGCTCCCGGAGCTCACCCCCGTCGGTCCGGTGATGGAGCTGAAGCTCCACCGCTCGCGCCCGCTCTCCGGCCGCGTGCTGTCCGGCGGCGCCCCCGTGCCCGGTGTCGCGGTGCGCGTGAGCCCCGGCAATGCCATCCCCGACGTCACGTCCCTCGCGGTCACCTCGGATGCCCAGGGGCGCTTCTCCATCGTCCTGTCTTCCGACGGCCCGCACACCCTCAGCGCCTCGCAGGACGGACGCCACGCGGTCACCCGCGCGACGCTCGGCGCGGCGGCTTCGCCCGAGGTCGTCCTGGAGCTGGGCAGCGCCCTGCGCGTGGAGGGCCGCGTGTCCGACGACGCCCGGCGGCCCGTGGCTGGCGCTCGCGTGGCCGTCGTCTCCTCCGACTACGCCTCCATCCTGAAGACCGTCACCGACGCGGAGGGCCGCTACCA
This DNA window, taken from Pyxidicoccus xibeiensis, encodes the following:
- a CDS encoding carboxypeptidase regulatory-like domain-containing protein, translating into MRTRAWGIGLIVIVALVLLGGCLLLRGDVRTAEPDPARAARPTSAKPLNLPSTPPRSPQPGAHLRIRGTVVDLHGAPVAGAHVSASWPEPGQTLSELPCPVPPMSDWPDGRYLSFQGKKLPRCEDLAWNLIIELITAREGEAPVHAQTTTAADGTFVLENLPEGPQALWVLAEHGAMMRSGIPAGTEDVELVLTEAGRMVSGLVLGDGAPLAGASVTVFDLNHTRFFDAITDAEGRFHLGPLPWGADRAVVSSKGWLPRYALVDTDRKLELHRPRTLSGRVLSGGAPVPGVEVRMRPGNFIPGLENLKTPSDAQGRFSFVLSSEYGSHTLSASHAGRYAIGRVEAGASAPPEVVLELGTAMGVEGQVSDDARRPVAGARVTLRAADSASILETVTDARGHYQLGPVEPGTWDFSLKADGYVDVFSAGKRTLSQGMGPVDFTLDPASSISGSAVDSAGRPIPGLKLTLESQEATWTDEDGRFLLDAKAPGRYHIRVSDKRFLSGRATVQAPSKDIRLVVREGASVKGTVVDARGLPLQGFHVELQPPEQAVTEYRLQRETTDGQGRFHLKGFPPGRYVLLASKETAGTIRRVWREVELGSSAHPDVELRLDAERTLSGTVVDGEGTPLEDVYVRARTPQQGAPHWKQEGRTSHNRTAPFGTPTGPDGRFTLLHLTEAAYDVSLWKSGYTVDPERSTGARLVEEGLFRVGPDTGPLHFVLARKPHAVGRVVGPDGAPLSDFSMSPIWAEISEGTFAYPIDGEGPLTLHFKAKGMATVVRVVEQRTRGPDVDLGVVRMAPGPTLHGRVIDAETSAPVEDAFITLSTRDGTQLPEEAVPSAKDGSFTLENVSAEATVLVVSASDRYRVQRVPVDSVQGALTVRLDPGARVEVTVKDGQGRLRAASVLFHRDSEVPEVRADAPEGRLVQRGLEPGTYTVRVDPEEVRRGKTPVFHPQRVSVPASGVVQVAFTE